The genomic interval AGCAAAAGATAAGTATGAACACAAGCGCCGAGCCTCCTTTCCCGGCGATAAATACGAAACCCAAATCCAGTATGATCTTTATTCCATTCCATTTAATGAGGGGAAAGGAGGAAAAGCTGTACCCATAAAAGGAGCCTCCAATAACGGAATGAGCAACTCATTTCCCAAGGTTTCTCCGGACGGAAAATGGATTGTATTTGTTCAGAGCAAAAACGGCCAATTGCTCCGCCCTGACAGTCGCCTGTATATTGTCCCGGTCGAAGGCGGAGATGCTCGTGAAATGAACTGCAACCTCGATCTTATGAATTCATGGCACAGCTGGTCCCCCAATGGGAAATGGCTGGTTTTCTCATCTAAAGGTTTAACGCCTTTCACCCAGATGTTTCTGACCCATATTGACCGCGACGGAACTGATACTCCGCCTGTTCTCATCCCCAATTCGACAGCCGCAAACCGGGCCGTCAATATCCCGGAATTTGTGAACGCGGAAACAGATGTAATCCAATCGATCAAAGCGCCGACTCAACAATCCTACAAACTGAATAACGAAGGAGTTAAACTTGGTAGAAGCGGAAGATACACAGATGCCCTATTCAAATTTGAACAATCAATAGAGCTAAACCCGTATTTCGCAGAGGCCCATATACACCGCGGAGTCACTCTGCTCAGACTCAAACGATACCGGGAAGCCGAACAAAGCCTCCGAAAGGCACTTGAACTAAAACCCGACGATGAAAATGCACATTTTAATATGGGGGCCGTTTTAGAGTCCAGAGACCTTCCCGAAGCAGTTCAGCATTACGAACATCTTTTAGTGAATTACCCTTATCTCGACCAGATCAGATCCCGCCTGATAGAAATCTATCTTGCGCAGCAAAACTACACACAGATTATCTCTCATGCGGACTATTTCTTAGAAGCCAGACCGGAGAATATAGAACTCAGAAACTTACTGGGCATTGCCTATTTCAAACTCGGGGCATTCAAAAAAGCAGAAAAACAACTGCAACAGGCCCTCAAACATAATCCGGATAAAATCCCCACATTAATCAACTACTCCTGGTGCCTGGCATCCGACCCACAGGCTACCGCTTCGGACAGAGCACAGGCAATACAACTTGCACTGCACGCAAAAGAGTTGACCGGAGGAAATCAGGCAGGAATCCTGGACGCAGTCGCTTATGCCTATGCAGCAAACAAACAGTATGATAAAGCTTTAACGTATGCGATGGCAGCATTGAATCTCGCAGAAAATGAACGAAATACCGCTCTGAAAGATCAGCTATCCCGGCGGATTAAACAATACAGACAGCAAAATACGTCGACCCGTTAATCATTCTGTAATAAACAAAAACCCCTCCTTTTACGGAGAGGTTTTCAATGCTGAACTGCCGGAAATTTTATTTATCGGTCAGAGCAACGATACCCGGGAGCTGCTTGCCTTCCATAAATTCGAGGGAGGCACCGCCGCCGGTGGAGACGTGACTCATCTGATCGGCTACGCCGGACAGATTGACTGCGGCAACAGAGTCGCCACCACCGATGATGCTGATGCTGTCGGATTTGGCCACCGCTTCGCAGACCGAGAAGGTTCCCTTCGCGAACGGTTCCATTTCAAAGCAGCCCATCGGTCCGTTCCACACCACCGTTTTCGCATTGGCTACCGCATCGCAGTAAAGCTCAATGGTTTTCGGACCGATATCCAGAGCCATCCAACCGTCTTCGATGGAATCGCCGGAAACTTTAACATTGGCGTCAGCGGAAAATGCGTCGGCAACGGTGTTATCGATAGGAAGCAGCAGCTCAACGCCCTTCTCTTCCGCCTGTTTGAGAATCTGACCGGCCAACTCAACTTTGTCTTCTTCAACCAGAGAACCTCCGATGGCTTTGCCCATCGCTTTGTAGAAGGTGTAGGCCATGCCGCCGCCGATGAGGATTTTATCGCATTTATCCATCAGATTGATGACTACGTCGATTTTTCCGGAAATCTTCGCCCCGCCGATGATGGCTACAAACGGTTTTTCCGGGGCTTCCAGGGTCTTACCGAGATACTGGATTTCTTTTTCCAGCAGGAAGCCGGCGGCACACTGATCAATAAATTTGGTCACTACAGCCATGGAGGCATGGGCACGGTGAGCAGTACCGAAAGCATCGGAAACGTAAACATCCCCGTAAGAGGCAAGCTCTTTGGCAAAAGCTTCCTGTTCTTCAGCGGTGCAGCCTTTGCCTTCTTCTTCTTTATAAAAACGGACGTTTTCCAGTACCAGGATTTCGCCGGCCGGGAGTGCTTCAACCAGGGCCTTCACTTCATCGCCGATCACATCGGGAGCGAGGGTGACTTTGGCATCAACCAGCTCTGCCAGACGGTCTGCTGCCGGTTTAAGGGTGAATTCCATGTTCTTTTCGCCTTTCGGACGACCGCAGTGGCTCATCAGTACCAGCGAACCACCGTTCTCAAGCACATAGTTAATGGAAGGCAGGGCGGCCTGAATACGCGTGTCGTCCCCGACAACACCGTCTTTTACCGGAACGTTGAAGTCGACGCGCATCAGTACACGCTTACCCCGAACATCCAGGTCCTTAATCGTCATTTTATTCATTTCTAACTCCTGTTGGTTAAACGTCCTTCGAAATAAGCCGTTGACTATAAGCATATCGAAAACCGAGTCAAACGAAACAAAGCTGTTGTCCTGCGTTACGAATCCGATAAATTGTTCCTTAAACAACGTCCGAGGATTAAAAAATGAATATAGACACTGCTACCGCCCGAATTGAAGCTGACTTGAAAAACCTGGAACGTGCTATCGGCGAACCAGTCTTTGATGAATGGGCGATTATTGAAAAAACTTCCGAAGGCTGGAAGCTGGTGGAATACCGAGGCGACCGGCATGAAGAATTCGTAGCCGGCTTCGTTCGGGATATGGCTGCACTGAAAGAGACCCTTGACCCCTCCAATATTCAGATCGGGGATTTTGCCTTTTCGCACGAAGGCTACGGCTCGGGCTTTGACGCCCACATCTGCGCCGGAAAAAATAAACTGGTGATTTTCAACAACACGAAGAAAAACACCGATGAAATCACGGCGAATCCCAAATGGACTTCCGCCCAGGTGCATTTCAACAATCTGCTCGAAGCATTTATTGCCGATCCTATAGCATAGACGAAGCGGAAAGCGCCATCTACTTTCAGGCCATCCCTGTCCAGAGAAAATAGCCGAAGGCAGCCAGCAGAAGTACGGCCACGATACGTGGCAGTCGCCCGAGCACCACAACAAACAGCAGATGCACAGCACACAACCCCATCAGAATCAGTAGAGACTGCTGCAGAAATTCAGAGCCTGGAATGTCTCGGAAAACAGCAAAAATTCCTATGCAGAGCGGAATGCAGATATGCGCATCGCCCGACTGCGAGGTGTAGACCACATCCATCCGGGCTTTGGAGGCATAGTAAAAGGCCAGAATTGCATTCGGCAATACCATGAGCACACCACTCGCCCAGCCTAGCACCTGCGGCGGAAAGGTATCGCTTTCCAGAGACTGGAACCACTGCACCAGCCAGTCAGTCGAAACAAAAACCCCGGCGGCCCCGATCAGCAGCAACAGCATTTCAACCGGAAGCGTCAACGGATAACTTTTCTTTTTCAGCAGATTGGTCTTTTTTACATCATAGACATGAAAGCACTGCCAGAATACAAAAAGAAGAAGCAGCACGAATCCGTCCATCCGTCCGATTTTTCCATCGGCAGCCAACAGCCAGATAAAAAGGGAAAAGAAAAGCGCCGCCACCAGATTGAGCGCCAGTGAAAGACGCCCCATTTTATGCTCCAGCACCACGGCCTTGCTTTTTTTCCGCGGAATGCTGGCCATGCCCCAAATCAGTACCGGTGCCCCGATCAGCAACGTCATATTCGTGATATTATTAAACAGACAGTTGATCAGAACGTCGTCGCCTTTTCCCGCATTCATGGCCAGGACAAGTGCAAAAACAATGTTGCCCATCCCCGAGCAGAACGGCATGAAAACGGTGCCCAGCACCGTACCTTCCACCCCCTGCCCCGACAGGGCCTCCAGACGCCAGACGACCAGCAGGCTCGCCAGCAAAAACAGCAGGATGCAGATGACGGGTGCGTAGTCGCCGAAGGCGGTGATCGTTTTATAGACAGCTTCCATAGGCCGGAAAACCTAGCAGGTTTGGAACCATTTTTAAGATTAAATTCGCCGCATACCGCTATTGGTATGCTTAATCCTTTTGAAGTATGGTGTATACCGATTTTGTGTGTTAGATGTATGTGCTTCAAATCGTGAAGAGGTTCAGCTGTCGGGGGACGGCTGAATCTAAACGCCTGATTAGACACAAAGGGACTTCAGATGCATATAGTGGATTGGATTATCGTCGCCGCATTTCTCGGTGTTAACATTGCCATTGGAATTTATTTCAGCCGCCGGGGCGGAAAAAATGTGGATTCCTTTTTTGTTTCGGGTCGATCGTTGAAGTGGTATGTCGCCGGAGCTTCGATGATTGCCACTAATTTTGCATCCGACACTCCCCTTTGGGTCGGCACCTGCGTCCGGGAATCCGGGCTGCACGCCGTCTGGCGATACTGGTCTCCACTCATCGGCTGTGCACTGGGCGTGGCCCTGTTCAGCCGCCTCTGGCGCCGCACCCGCGTTGTTACGGATAATGAAATGCTGGAACTGCGTTACAACGGGAAAGGGGCTCAGCTTCTGCGGGGAGTTACAGCCGGAGCCGGCGCATTACTGCTCTGCCCGATGATTATCGGCTGGGTCTGTAAAGCCATGATCACTATTGCTCAGGAAGCACTGGGAGTATCCGGACAGACCTTCTCCATTATCGGCATGGAAATGCCTGCCGAGATGGCCGTTACAGTTGTGGTTATGGCCTGTGCCATTGTGGTTTCAACCTGCGGCGGCATGATGGGTGCGGCCTACTCCGACTTCCTGCAGTTTCTTCTCGCGACGCTCGGCACCTTCGTGCTGGCCTGGCTCGCCATTCAGGAAGTCGGCGGTTTGAGTTCCATGGTGGAGCAACTGCAGTCGAATACCTCCTGGATGGGGCACGAAATGAATATTGCACCCCAAATCAGCACCGGAATCACTCCTGAAGGAAAACCCGGGGTAATGTCCATATGGAATGCTATCGGCTTCTTCGGAATCCTCTGGTGGGGCAATGCATTATGCGGCGGACACCAGGCTCAGCGCCTTCTGTCGTGCAAAAATACAAAACATGCCTCAAATGCACTGCTGATGTTCGCCATCATCTATTTCGCCGTCATCTGCTGGCCATGGATTGCCGTGGCTCTCTCTTCCCTGATTGTTTTCCCGGATATGGGCGAAGCCGGCCACGATGCGGCTTATCCACGAATGATGCTGCACATTCTTCCGATCGGACTCCGGGGCATTATGATGGGAACCATGATTGCCGCTTTCACCTCCACGGTACAGACCATGTTCAACTGGGGGTCGAGCTATATCGTTAATGATATTTACCGCCGGTTTGCCGTCCGGGAAGCTTCGGACAAACACTATGTGCGGGTTTCCCGTGTCGTTACTGTACTGGTTGGAGTACTGGGGGGCTTCATCGCTTTTAAAGCGGACAACATTCTTCAGCTGCTGGACATCTTTTTTGTAGTCGGCATCTGCTCTACCATGGTTGCAGTCCTGCGCTGGCTCTGGTGGCGGCTGACTGTCGAGGGCGAAGTTGCAGCATTTATCCTCAATTATGTACTCGGAATTCTTATGCTCTTCGGCCATCGGATTTTCGGTCTCGACACCCCGCTTTTCGATCGTCCTATGGGCTGGCTGTTCAACCTTCCTGATGAGATAAGTTTCACCCAGAGCGCCGATATGCTCGGCGCCCGCATGCTCGTTGTCATGTTCATCAGCACCGCCGCAGCCATCATCATTTCGCTACGGACAAAACCGACCGACATGAAACTTCTGACCTCCTTCGTTCAACGAACACGCATTCACCGCTTCGGCTGGGCACCGGTCGTCGACCGGATTGAAGGCTATAAACCGGCCCAAACACTTCCTCAGGTCTTAACGGACTGGATTTTAATTACAGCCACTATCTGCTCACTGCTCTTTATGTTTGCAAACATCCTGCGCAACCGCCTGCCCGAAGCCGCCGGAATGCTGGTCCTTTTCGGTGCACTTCTTTTCTGGGTCGTCCATCGAACCAGAAAGGAACTCAATGAAGACGATGCATAAAATCATTCAGTAACCCATCAGAGCCACATAGAACCGAATCATCAGCGCCCGGAGAATGCATAAAAAAAGCGGTCCGGATTTGCCTCGCACTGTTCTTCGGAAGTTCAAATATTCCGGCACAGAAAAACACTGCAGCAAAACCGGCCTCCATGACGCGAAAACTTCACCGAATGAATCCCGAAGCAACCCCGCGACAAACTGTATTTCGGCGGCTTCATCAATTTATCCTTCGGCGATTATTCAGTGATTGGAATAGAACCGATGATCAGCTATCAGATAACGCCGAAGTGTTCTTCGGGTGTGGAAATCCGGTATGACCACTACCCAAAGTGTGTTTGCGCGCTGCCGCATTACACAGCAGTTTTATCTGCAGCTGGAACCCGCAACATACAACGTTGAACGGTTTTACCGAAGCGGAGATTCCGCCGGCCGGCAAAGGGTCCCTTATATTTTCACAGGCGGCGACATCAGCCAGCCGACCAACGAAAAAAGCCGGATCTATACAGAAATCATGCTCGACCTGCTTCAGGACAGCAAATCGCCCTATGACAACCGAATGCCCTTTTTCAGCATTGGCACCGGAACCGGTTTCCAACCCCGAAGAATATATCTTTACCAGACTGCATTCGATGGGGACGCGATCGGTTGTTTATTCCGAGCCGGGCCTCGTATCTCCGCTGATAACGTACTGGCAGGTTCGTACATAAAAAAAGCGTCTCCGGAATGGAGACGCTTTTTGAATTCAGAGAATCGTCCGAACTTAACCGACGATAACTTTGATCAGGTCGAGAACCTTGTTGGAGTAGCCCCATTCGTTGTCGTACCAGGATACAACCTTAACGAAAGTACCATCCAACTGGATACCGGCACCTGCATCAAAGACCGAAGTGTTCACTTCGTCACGGAAGTCCGTGGCAACCAGCGGCTCATCAGTATAACCGAGAACACCAGCGAGTTCACCTTCAGAAGCTTCTTTCATTGCCGCGCAGATATCTTCGTAAGTGGTTTCCTTTTTCAGGTTGACGGTCAGGTCAACAACAGAAACGTCGGAAGTCGGAACGCGGAAAGCCATCCCGGTCAGTTTGCCGTTCAGTTCCGGAATCACTTTACCAACCGCTTTAGCTGCACCGGTGGAAGACGGGATGATGTTTTCCAGAATGCCGCGACCGCCGCGCCAGTCTTTCATGGAAGGACCGTCAACAGTTTTCTGTGTTGCAGTAGCCGCGTGAACGGTAGTCATCAGACCTTTTTCGATACCGAACTTGTCGTTCAGAACCTTAGCGATCGGTGCCAGGCAGTTGGTCGTGCAGGAAGCATTGGAAACGATGTCCTGACCTGCGTAGGAATCGGTGTTTACACCGCAGACAAACATCGGAGTGTCATCTTTGGACGGAGCGGAAAGAACGACTTTCTTTGCACCGGCTTCAATATGTTTACGGGCAGTTTCGTCAGTCAGGAAGAAACCGGTGGATTCAACAACCACTTCTGCGTCAACGTCGCCCCAGGCGAGGTTGGCCGGATCGCGCTCAGCGGTGATGCGGATTTCCTTGCCGTCTACAACAAGGGCACCTTCTTTTACTTCAACAGTACCTCCGAAACGACCGTGTACAGAGTCATACTTGAGCATGTATGCGAGGTAATCAACGTCCAGCAGGTCGTTGATGCCTACAACTTCGATATCTTCACGAGCCGCAGCTGCGCGGAATACCATACGTCCGATACGGCCGAAACCGTTAATACCAATTTTAGTAGCCATGATTAGCACCTTTCCTTTTTAGGTTAGAAACACCAGTTTCGTTCAAAATGAGCGCAAACACTACCCAACCGCCCAAACCCCGTCAATATCCTTAGAATTGTTTTTCGATGCGTAAATACCGATAGTTACCCAGCCTCTAATAAGATTGATTCTCAATATCAAAAACACCTCTATCGCAGAGTCTTCGGTTCGTTAACAGCCCTGCGGCGATCAACCCTGCAAACATCAGAAGCCATTTCTGCAACCTTTCCCGTCCCTGTCATGCTCAAATCCGAAATCCATACAAACGCGTCGTTATTTATATTTAATCTAAATAAGAATTTGACTTGCTGCTAGGCTGCGTTAAATTCACGGCGTTTTCCGGATATCGGAAAAGTTTCCTGTCAGGGTGGTCCTGAAGGCTGTTGTTAAACGAGATAATCCCAGCGGGCGGGTTCTGCGGCTGAACCGTGTGCCGGATCGTAAAACTATGCCCGAACAATATCATTCCAGACCGTTTGAGGACTGCACTTTTCCGCCTGTCACTATGCCCCTCTTTCTACCGGTTCCTCTTCGTTCGCGGCCGATTTAATAGACAAAGGAGATGCAAATGAACTGTAAGAACATAATGATCATCGGTCTGACCGCTGCAGCAACCGTGACTCTGGCCGGAGACCGTGACGCCGAGCGACTGGCTGCACTCGAAGAACAGGTGAAAGCTTTAACCGGTGAAGTGGAAAAGGACCGTTTCGCCGATGTTATCCCCGAACTTGGAGAATCCGTTTACGGCATGGGCCCTGCGGCATCGAAGGTCTACAATAAAGACCAGGGTCTGTCCATCGGCGGTTACGGCGAAGTGCTCTATGAAAACCACAACGGGTCAGACAGCACCAAAGACGATCAGTTCGACATGCTTCGCGCCATCCTCTATTTCGGATATAAATTTAACGAGAAGTGGGTACTCAACACTGAAATCGAACTTGAACACGCTAATGAAGCCTTTGTTGAATTCGCCTATCTGGATTATCTTCACAGTGATGCGCTAAACTTCCGCGGCGGTCTGATACTTATTCCGGTCGGCATCATAAACGAACTGCACGAACCCACCGTCTTCCTCACGGCCAAACGCTCCATGGTTGAAAATAAAATCATCCCGACCACCTGGCGTGAAAACGGTGCCGGTATTTTCGGTGATATCGGACCGGTCAGCTACAAAGTTTATGTCGTCACCAGTCTGGACGGCAACGAGATCGACGCGGATGGTGTACGCGGGGGACGGCAGAAAGGCTCCAAAGCGGTTGCCGAAGACTTCTCGCTCGTCACCCGTGCAGACTGGGAAGTCACACCGGGATTCACCATCGGCGGCTCAATCTACGGCGGTGAACAAGGGCAGAATACCGGCGTAGACGCAGGATTCATGCTGGGAGAAGCCCACATTATGGCCCGCAAAGGCGGCTTCACATTCAACGCACTGGTAACAGCAACCAAACTGAGCAATGCGGATGACCTGAGTGTTGCTAACAGTTTGCCAACTTCCGAGTATATCGGCGAACAGATGTTTGGCTGGTACACCGAATTCGGCTACGATATCTTTTCAAACTCAGACAAAGGGGAACTCCAGTTGACCCCGTACCTTCGGCTGGAGCAGGTGGATACACAGAGCAAAAAAGCGGCAGGCTCCACCGTCAACGCCGATCTGTATCGTTACGACATCATCACAGCCGGCCTGAACTTCCAGCCGATTGATGAAGTCGTGTTCAAACTTGAACATCAGTTCATCCGGAACGGAAACAATGACAACCTTGATCAGACCAACCTGGCTATGGGCTATGTCTTTTAAGGCAACTTTTTTATCGTGCATACTGCTGGCGGCCTCTGTGCAGGCGGGGAAATACCCCACTGCAGATGAGGCCGTCCGCCAGATCTTCCCCAAAGCGGTCTCTTTCGGGCGGGAAACACGGCTTTTGACGCAGACACAGCAACAGGCCGTGGCGGATCTTTCAGCACAGAAAGACATCACAGCCCTGGTGACCCGCTACGCGGTATACAGCGAATCCGGAACATTGGGCTATGCCTATCTCGACAAACATATGGTACGAACGCTGCCGGAAACCCTGATGGTGGCAGTCGATACCGACAGGAAGCTGGTCGGCATCCGGGTGCTGGCTTTTCGCGAACCTGCAGAATACATCGCGCGTGACGGTTGGCTGGAACAGTTCCTCGGAAAAACGGTTAAAGATGAAATCCGCATGAAAAAGAACATCGACGGTATCACCGGGGCCACCCTGA from Verrucomicrobia bacterium S94 carries:
- a CDS encoding tetratricopeptide repeat protein, with amino-acid sequence MKSIIIPCLSFFLFSFEAQCINAEGIETISKIQTETIPADLLKSIHIKYPFNHAVFPPDIVAPSFQWHDESNSRLWLMLISSETLYEPLRIFCDGKNPEPVIDPKAVSPLHNREKLVEKNLRSWRPDPKTWEIIKKNSRTAPLKITIYGFRNQNATTPLSSGTVTINTSEDPVNAPVFYRDVPLMPSQDKSGSIKPIAADALDLIKWKLRDISKENAVTVLSKMPTCANCHSFSTDGKYLGMDLDGPDGDKGAYTIVGIAKNITINQEDIISWNAFEGSSRNHENFGLFSQISPDGRYVISTLNESVYVENFADARFIQAFYPTRGILVFYDTETGQMKPLPGASSPQYVQTNAVWTPDGKTLIFSRASAKDKYEHKRRASFPGDKYETQIQYDLYSIPFNEGKGGKAVPIKGASNNGMSNSFPKVSPDGKWIVFVQSKNGQLLRPDSRLYIVPVEGGDAREMNCNLDLMNSWHSWSPNGKWLVFSSKGLTPFTQMFLTHIDRDGTDTPPVLIPNSTAANRAVNIPEFVNAETDVIQSIKAPTQQSYKLNNEGVKLGRSGRYTDALFKFEQSIELNPYFAEAHIHRGVTLLRLKRYREAEQSLRKALELKPDDENAHFNMGAVLESRDLPEAVQHYEHLLVNYPYLDQIRSRLIEIYLAQQNYTQIISHADYFLEARPENIELRNLLGIAYFKLGAFKKAEKQLQQALKHNPDKIPTLINYSWCLASDPQATASDRAQAIQLALHAKELTGGNQAGILDAVAYAYAANKQYDKALTYAMAALNLAENERNTALKDQLSRRIKQYRQQNTSTR
- a CDS encoding phosphoglycerate kinase, with translation MNKMTIKDLDVRGKRVLMRVDFNVPVKDGVVGDDTRIQAALPSINYVLENGGSLVLMSHCGRPKGEKNMEFTLKPAADRLAELVDAKVTLAPDVIGDEVKALVEALPAGEILVLENVRFYKEEEGKGCTAEEQEAFAKELASYGDVYVSDAFGTAHRAHASMAVVTKFIDQCAAGFLLEKEIQYLGKTLEAPEKPFVAIIGGAKISGKIDVVINLMDKCDKILIGGGMAYTFYKAMGKAIGGSLVEEDKVELAGQILKQAEEKGVELLLPIDNTVADAFSADANVKVSGDSIEDGWMALDIGPKTIELYCDAVANAKTVVWNGPMGCFEMEPFAKGTFSVCEAVAKSDSISIIGGGDSVAAVNLSGVADQMSHVSTGGGASLEFMEGKQLPGIVALTDK
- a CDS encoding sodium:calcium symporter, encoding MEAVYKTITAFGDYAPVICILLFLLASLLVVWRLEALSGQGVEGTVLGTVFMPFCSGMGNIVFALVLAMNAGKGDDVLINCLFNNITNMTLLIGAPVLIWGMASIPRKKSKAVVLEHKMGRLSLALNLVAALFFSLFIWLLAADGKIGRMDGFVLLLLFVFWQCFHVYDVKKTNLLKKKSYPLTLPVEMLLLLIGAAGVFVSTDWLVQWFQSLESDTFPPQVLGWASGVLMVLPNAILAFYYASKARMDVVYTSQSGDAHICIPLCIGIFAVFRDIPGSEFLQQSLLILMGLCAVHLLFVVVLGRLPRIVAVLLLAAFGYFLWTGMA
- the gap gene encoding type I glyceraldehyde-3-phosphate dehydrogenase, whose amino-acid sequence is MATKIGINGFGRIGRMVFRAAAAREDIEVVGINDLLDVDYLAYMLKYDSVHGRFGGTVEVKEGALVVDGKEIRITAERDPANLAWGDVDAEVVVESTGFFLTDETARKHIEAGAKKVVLSAPSKDDTPMFVCGVNTDSYAGQDIVSNASCTTNCLAPIAKVLNDKFGIEKGLMTTVHAATATQKTVDGPSMKDWRGGRGILENIIPSSTGAAKAVGKVIPELNGKLTGMAFRVPTSDVSVVDLTVNLKKETTYEDICAAMKEASEGELAGVLGYTDEPLVATDFRDEVNTSVFDAGAGIQLDGTFVKVVSWYDNEWGYSNKVLDLIKVIVG
- a CDS encoding FMN-binding protein; this translates as MKSCSNLNISSSGTETMTTLIRPTWLWAMSFKATFLSCILLAASVQAGKYPTADEAVRQIFPKAVSFGRETRLLTQTQQQAVADLSAQKDITALVTRYAVYSESGTLGYAYLDKHMVRTLPETLMVAVDTDRKLVGIRVLAFREPAEYIARDGWLEQFLGKTVKDEIRMKKNIDGITGATLTSRAVTQCARRTLAIHQVLEQQD